The following coding sequences lie in one Lolium perenne isolate Kyuss_39 chromosome 2, Kyuss_2.0, whole genome shotgun sequence genomic window:
- the LOC127331390 gene encoding probable pectinesterase/pectinesterase inhibitor 21: MSKGAIIGASSILVVAVVAAVCVVSFKNNSGGQDDDAHLTTSVKSVKAFCQPMDYKETCEAELTKVGGNATNPADLAKAIFEVTSEKIKKAISESATLEELKSDQRTAGALENCKELLEYAIEDLKTTFDKLGGFEMTDFNKAVDDLRTWLSAALTYQETCLDGFLNTTTDAAGKMRGALNASQELTEDILAVVDQFSATLGSLSFGRRLLGEEDGSPVWMTDGKRRLMEAGPSTPDFKPNITVAADGSGDFKTIKDALAKVPAKSATMYVMYIKAGTYKEYVTVPRTVTNLVMIGDGMEKTIITGNKNFKMNLTTKDTATMEAIGNGFFMKDIRVENTAGAANHQAVALRVQSDQAVFFQCYFDGYQDTLYTHAQRQFFRECTVTGTIDFIFGNSQVVIQNCLILPRKPMDNQVNIITAQGRREKRSAGGTIMHNNTIEPHPDFKDQGKIATYLARPWKEYSRTIYIQNNIGAFIDPKGWLEWNGNFGLETLFYAEVENTGPGADTSKRAKWGGIKTVTYEEAQKEFTVEAFIQGQQFIPKYGVPYIPGLLPQSEPGRGH; the protein is encoded by the exons ATGAGCAAAGGTGCAATAATCGGCGCGTCCAGCAtcctggtggtggcggtggtcgcCGCCGTCTGCGTCGTCTCATTCAAGAACAACTCCGGCGGACAGGATGACGATGCCCACCTCACCACGTCCGTCAAGTCCGTCAAGGCCTTCTGCCAGCCCATGGACTACAAGGAGACGTGCGAGGCGGAGCTGACCAAGGTGGGCGGCAACGCCACTAACCCGGCGGACCTCGCCAAGGCCATCTTCGAGGTCACGTCGGAGAAGATCAAGAAGGCCATCAGCGAGTCAGCCACGCTGGAGGAGCTCAAGAGCGACCAGCGCACGGCGGGTGCCCTGGAGAACTGCAAGGAGCTGCTGGAGTACGCGATCGAGGACCTCAAGACCACCTTCGACAAGCTCGGGGGGTTCGAGATGACCGACTTCAACAAGGCCGTCGACGACCTCAGGACTTGGCTCAGTGCCGCGCTCACGTACCAGGAGACATGCCTCGACGGCTTCCTCAACACCACCACCGACGCTGCTGGCAAGATGCGGGGCGCGCTCAACGCGTCGCAGGAGCTCACGGAGGACATCCTCGCCGTGGTGGACCAGTTCTCGGCGACGCTCGGGAGCCTGAGCTTTGGGAGGAGGCTGCTCGGGGAGGAGGACGGATCGCCGGTGTGGATGACGGACGGGAAGAGGCGGCTCATGGAGGCCGGACCCTCGACGCCGGATTTCAAGCCGAATATCACGGTGGCGGCCGACGGCAGCGGCGACTTCAAGACCATCAAGGACGCGCTCGCCAAGGTGCCGGCCAAGAGCGCAACCATGTACGTGATGTACATCAAGGCAGGAACGTACAAGGAGTACGTGACGGTGCCCCGGACCGTGACCAACCTGGTGATGATCGGCGACGGCATGGAAAAGACCATCATCACCGGCAACAAGAACTTCAAGATGAACCTCACCACCAAGGACACGGCGACAATGG AGGCGATCGGGAACGGGTTCTTCATGAAAGACATCCGGGTGGAGAACACGGCGGGGGCGGCGAACCACCAGGCGGTGGCGCTGCGCGTGCAGAGCGACCAGGCGGTGTTCTTCCAGTGCTACTTCGACGGGTACCAGGACACGCTCTACACCCACGCGCAGCGGCAGTTCTTCCGGGAGTGCACGGTGACCGGCACCATCGACTTCATCTTCGGCAACTCCCAGGTGGTGATCCAGAACTGCCTCATCCTGCCGCGGAAGCCCATGGACAACCAGGTGAACATCATCACGGCGCAGGGGCGGCGCGAGAAGCGCTCCGCCGGCGGCACCATCATGCACAACAACACCATCGAGCCGCACCCGGACTTCAAGGATCAGGGGAAGATCGCAACCTACCTGGCCAGGCCATGGAAGGAGTACTCCAGGACCATCTACATCCAGAACAACATCGGCGCCTTCATCGACCCCAAGGGGTGGCTCGAGTGGAACGGCAACTTCGGCCTCGAAACCCTCTTCTACGCGGAGGTGGAGAACACGGGGCCCGGCGCCGACACCAGCAAGCGCGCCAAGTGGGGCGGCATCAAGACCGTCACCTACGAGGAGGCGCAGAAGGAGTTCACCGTCGAGGCATTCATCCAGGGCCAGCAGTTCATCCCCAAGTACGGCGTGCCCTACATCCCGGGACTCCTCCCACAGTCAGAGCCCGGGAGGGGGCACTAA